One Echeneis naucrates chromosome 1, fEcheNa1.1, whole genome shotgun sequence DNA segment encodes these proteins:
- the LOC115040397 gene encoding neuronal acetylcholine receptor subunit non-alpha-3 isoform X2, with translation MTTNVWLWQEWIDVKLKWDPEDYGGITSIRVPSETIWLPDIVLYENADGRFEGSLMTKAIVRWDGTITWTPPASYKSSCTMDVTFFPFDRQNCSMKFGSWTYDGNMVDLVLVDHYVDRKDFFDNGEWEILNATGVKGSRRDGVYWYPFITYSFILKRLPLFYTLFLIIPCLGLSFLTVLVFYLPSDEGEKLSLSTSVLVSLTVFLLVIEEIIPSSSKVIPLIGEYLLFIMIFVTFSIIVTVFVINVHHRSSATYHPMAPWVKSLFLQRLPRLLCMRGHTDRLERYHRHSGSQRRGPIGGKEDENQAWLAMLEKATNSVRYISRHIKKEHFIREVVQDWKFVAQVLDRIFLWAFLTVSILGTILIFTPALQMYLSTP, from the exons ATGACAACAAATGTCTGGCTGTGGCAG GAGTGGATTGATGTGAAGCTGAAGTGGGACCCAGAAGACTATGGAGGTATTACATCCATTAGAGTGCCCTCAGAGACTATATGGCTGCCTGACATCGTCCTGTATGAAAA TGCGGACGGTCGCTTCGAAGGTTCTTTGATGACCAAGGCCATTGTGCGCTGGGATGGTACCATAACATGGACTCCACCTGCCAGCTACAAGTCCTCCTGCACCATGGACGTCACCTTCTTCCCCTTCGACCGACAGAACTGCTCCATGAAGTTTGGCTCCTGGACCTATGATGGAAACATggtggacctggtcctggtggACCACTACGTGGACCGTAAGGACTTCTTCGATAACGGCGAGTGGGAGATCCTCAACGCCACGGGAGTGAAGGGGAGCAGGAGGGATGGGGTGTACTGGTACCCTTTTATCACCTACTCCTTCATCCTCAAGAGGTTGCCCTTGTTCTACaccctcttcctcatcatcccCTGCCTCGGCCTGTCCTTTCTGACTGTGCTGGTGTTCTATTTACCATCAGACGAAGGAGAGAAGCTGTCACTTTCCACATCTGTGCTGGTGTCACTCACTGTGTTTCTTCTGGTCATAGAAGAAATCATCCCTTCATCCTCAAAG GTGATTCCACTGATTGGAGAGTATCTGCTCTTCATTATGATATTTGTCACCTTCTCCATCATCGTTACCGTCTTTGTCATCAATGTCCACCACCGCTCCTCTGCAACCTACCACCCCATGGCCCCCTGGGTGAAGAGCCTCTTCCTTCAGAGACTGCCCAGGCTGTTGTGCATGAGAGGCCACACTGACAGGTTGGAGAGATACCACAGA CACAGTGGCAGCCAGCGGAGGGGGCCCATCGGAGGGAAGGAGGATGAGAACCAGGCCTGGCTGGCCATGCTGGAGAAAGCTACAAATTCTGTCCGCTACATCAGCCGTCACATCAAAAAGGAACACTTCATCAGAGAG GTGGTACAAGACTGGAAGTTTGTGGCTCAGGTGTTGGACAGGATTTTCCTCTGGGCCTTCCTCACAGTGTCAATACTGGGAACTATCCTCATCTTCACCCCCGCCCTGCAGATGTACCTCAGCACACCCTGA
- the LOC115040397 gene encoding neuronal acetylcholine receptor subunit non-alpha-3 isoform X1: MTTNVWLWQEWIDVKLKWDPEDYGGITSIRVPSETIWLPDIVLYENADGRFEGSLMTKAIVRWDGTITWTPPASYKSSCTMDVTFFPFDRQNCSMKFGSWTYDGNMVDLVLVDHYVDRKDFFDNGEWEILNATGVKGSRRDGVYWYPFITYSFILKRLPLFYTLFLIIPCLGLSFLTVLVFYLPSDEGEKLSLSTSVLVSLTVFLLVIEEIIPSSSKVIPLIGEYLLFIMIFVTFSIIVTVFVINVHHRSSATYHPMAPWVKSLFLQRLPRLLCMRGHTDRYHFPDIEMRSPELKPRRGGGRRGVPEHSGSQRRGPIGGKEDENQAWLAMLEKATNSVRYISRHIKKEHFIREVVQDWKFVAQVLDRIFLWAFLTVSILGTILIFTPALQMYLSTP; this comes from the exons ATGACAACAAATGTCTGGCTGTGGCAG GAGTGGATTGATGTGAAGCTGAAGTGGGACCCAGAAGACTATGGAGGTATTACATCCATTAGAGTGCCCTCAGAGACTATATGGCTGCCTGACATCGTCCTGTATGAAAA TGCGGACGGTCGCTTCGAAGGTTCTTTGATGACCAAGGCCATTGTGCGCTGGGATGGTACCATAACATGGACTCCACCTGCCAGCTACAAGTCCTCCTGCACCATGGACGTCACCTTCTTCCCCTTCGACCGACAGAACTGCTCCATGAAGTTTGGCTCCTGGACCTATGATGGAAACATggtggacctggtcctggtggACCACTACGTGGACCGTAAGGACTTCTTCGATAACGGCGAGTGGGAGATCCTCAACGCCACGGGAGTGAAGGGGAGCAGGAGGGATGGGGTGTACTGGTACCCTTTTATCACCTACTCCTTCATCCTCAAGAGGTTGCCCTTGTTCTACaccctcttcctcatcatcccCTGCCTCGGCCTGTCCTTTCTGACTGTGCTGGTGTTCTATTTACCATCAGACGAAGGAGAGAAGCTGTCACTTTCCACATCTGTGCTGGTGTCACTCACTGTGTTTCTTCTGGTCATAGAAGAAATCATCCCTTCATCCTCAAAG GTGATTCCACTGATTGGAGAGTATCTGCTCTTCATTATGATATTTGTCACCTTCTCCATCATCGTTACCGTCTTTGTCATCAATGTCCACCACCGCTCCTCTGCAACCTACCACCCCATGGCCCCCTGGGTGAAGAGCCTCTTCCTTCAGAGACTGCCCAGGCTGTTGTGCATGAGAGGCCACACTGACAG ATACCATTTTCCAGATATCGAGATGCGCAGCCCAGAGCTGAAGCCCCgcagaggtggagggaggagaggggttCCTGAGCACAGTGGCAGCCAGCGGAGGGGGCCCATCGGAGGGAAGGAGGATGAGAACCAGGCCTGGCTGGCCATGCTGGAGAAAGCTACAAATTCTGTCCGCTACATCAGCCGTCACATCAAAAAGGAACACTTCATCAGAGAG GTGGTACAAGACTGGAAGTTTGTGGCTCAGGTGTTGGACAGGATTTTCCTCTGGGCCTTCCTCACAGTGTCAATACTGGGAACTATCCTCATCTTCACCCCCGCCCTGCAGATGTACCTCAGCACACCCTGA